A single genomic interval of Mangifera indica cultivar Alphonso chromosome 5, CATAS_Mindica_2.1, whole genome shotgun sequence harbors:
- the LOC123215974 gene encoding protein ASPARTIC PROTEASE IN GUARD CELL 2-like encodes MFFSLSLFKLLLIILPLLSLIASSASTPTATTSYPDFQYLKVNESIAATKTKPAKLSLSQFHDDDEVRFGKRNDSSRKWKLEVLHRDKLISAATINSHHHRQRFDARMQRDIKRVAYLTRRLSGGNTKAAVKYGVEDFATDVVSGMDQGSGEYFVRIGVGSPPRSQFMVIDSGSDIVWVQCQPCNQCYKQSDPVFDPADSASFTVVSCSSSVCDRLENAGCHAGRCRYEVSYGDGSYTKGLLALETLTVGQTTIRNLAIGCGHRNQGMFVGAAGLLGLGGGSLSFVGQLGGQTGGAFSYCLVSRGTGASGALEFGRAALPVGAAWVTLIRNPRATSFYYVGLSGLGVGGMQVPISEDIFRLNQLGNGGVVMDTGTAVTRLPTVAYEALRDSFIAQTGNLPRASGVSIFDTCYDLFGFLSVRVPTVSFYFSGGPILTLPANNFLIPVDDAGTFCFAFAPSASGLSIIGNIQQEGIQISFDEANGFVGFGPNVC; translated from the coding sequence ATGTTTTTTTCGCTTTCACTTTTCAAACTACTACTCATCATTCTCCCACTTCTTTCTCTCATCGCCTCCTCCGCCTCCACCCCCACAGCCACCACTTCTTACCCGGACTTTCAATACTTGAAAGTCAATGAATCCATTGCCGCCACGAAAACTAAACCCGCAAAGCTTTCCCTTTCTCAGTttcatgatgatgatgaagtgcGGTTTGGAAAGCGTAATGATTCTTCAAGAAAATGGAAGCTTGAAGTTCTGCATAGAGATAAACTAATATCTGCTGCCACCATAAACTCACACCATCATCGTCAACGTTTTGATGCACGAATGCAAAGGGACATTAAAAGAGTGGCTTACCTTACACGGCGTCTCTCCGGCGGTAACACTAAGGCCGCCGTGAAATATGGCGTGGAAGATTTTGCTACTGACGTGGTGTCTGGCATGGATCAAGGCAGTGGAGAATATTTCGTTAGAATTGGCGTTGGTAGCCCACCAAGAAGTCAATTCATGGTGATTGACTCCGGCAGTGATATCGTTTGGGTTCAATGCCAACCTTGTAATCAATGTTACAAACAATCCGACCCGGTTTTTGACCCTGCTGATTCGGCATCTTTTACTGTCGTATCTTGTAGCTCCTCCGTCTGCGACCGTCTCGAGAACGCCGGTTGCCACGCGGGTCGTTGTCGTTACGAGGTGTCGTACGGTGATGGGTCCTACACTAAGGGTTTGCTAGCTCTTGAAACGCTCACCGTTGGTCAGACCACAATCCGAAACTTGGCAATTGGGTGCGGGCATAGAAACCAGGGCATGTTTGTTGGAGCTGCCGGATTGTTGGGCCTTGGAGGTGGATCTTTGTCGTTTGTGGGTCAATTGGGTGGCCAAACCGGAGGTGCATTTAGTTACTGTTTAGTGAGTCGCGGCACCGGTGCATCCGGGGCATTGGAATTCGGTCGTGCAGCATTACCCGTGGGTGCTGCATGGGTTACTTTGATCCGTAATCCACGGGCTACCAGTTTCTACTACGTTGGACTTTCGGGTCTTGGAGTTGGAGGTATGCAGGTACCCATATCCGAAGACATTTTCCGACTGAATCAATTAGGCAATGGTGGGGTGGTTATGGACACTGGAACCGCCGTGACCAGGCTGCCGACAGTGGCCTATGAGGCACTCCGTGATTCATTTATAGCACAAACCGGAAACCTACCTCGGGCATCCGGAGTTTCcatatttgatacatgttacGACCTATTTGGGTTTTTATCAGTTCGCGTACCAACCGTATCATTTTACTTCTCGGGTGGGCCAATCCTTACCCTTCCAGCAAACAACTTTCTTATTCCGGTGGACGATGCGGGAACATTTTGCTTTGCATTTGCTCCATCCGCTTCAGGACTTTCAATCATAGGGAACATCCAACAAGAGGGGATTCAGATTTCTTTTGATGAAGCAAATGGGTTCGTGGGATTTGGTCCCAACGTTTGTTAA
- the LOC123215621 gene encoding 3-ketoacyl-CoA synthase 6-like — protein MPQILPDISSSVKLKYVKLGYQYLVNHILYLLLVPVMVAVLLEVLRLGPEEIVNLWHLLHFDMVQILCSSFFIIFVATVYFMSKPRTIYLVDYACFKPPVIYRAPFATFMEHSRLILKDNPESVEFQMRILERSGLGEETCLPPAIHCIPPTTTMEAARGEAELVIFSAMDSLFEKTGLKPKDIDILIVNCSLFSPTPSLSAMVINKYKLRSNIKSFNLSGMGCSAGVISIDLARDLLQVHPNSNAVIVSTEIITPNYYQGNERAMLLPNCLFRMGGAAILLSNRRSESRRAKYRLVHVVRTHKGADDKAYRCVFEEEDKEGKVGISLSKDLMAIAGEALKSNITTIGPLVLPASEQLLFLSTLIGRKIFNPKWKPYIPDFKQAFEHFCIHAGGRAVIDELQKNLQLSAEHVEASRMTLHRFGNTSSSCLWYEMSYIESKGRMKKGDRIWQIGFGSGFKCNSAVWKCNKTVKTPVDGPWADCIDRYPVHIPEIVKL, from the coding sequence ATGCCTCAAATCCTGCCTGACATCTCCAGTTCTGTTAAACTCAAGTATGTTAAACTTGGTTACCAGTACCTTGTCAATCACATTCTTTACCTCTTGCTTGTGCCTGTCATGGTAGCTGTTCTCCTCGAAGTTCTTCGTTTAGGTCCTGAGGAAATTGTTAATCTATGGCACTTGCTTCATTTTGATATGGTCCAGATTCTttgttcttctttcttcatcatctttgtTGCCACTGTTTATTTCATGTCCAAGCCGAGAACCATCTATTTAGTGGACTACGCTTGTTTCAAACCTCCGGTGATCTACCGTGCCCCCTTTGCCACTTTCATGGAGCACTCCAGGCTGATCTTGAAGGACAACCCTGAGAGCGTCGAGTTCCAGATGAGAATTCTAGAAAGGTCCGGTCTTGGTGAAGAGACTTGCTTACCTCCGGCTATTCACTGCATTCCTCCAACTACAACTATGGAGGCTGCAAGAGGAGAGGCTGAGCTTGTTATCTTCTCCGCCATGGATTCATTGTTCGAGAAAACTGGCCTTAAGCCTAAAGACATCGACATTCTTATAGTGAATTGCAGTCTGTTCTCTCCAACACCATCTTTATCAGCTATGGTTATTAACAAATACAAGCTCAGAAGTAACATCAAAAGCTTCAATCTTTCTGGGATGGGATGCAGTGCAGGGGTTATTTCAATCGACTTAGCTCGTGATCTTCTACAAGTACATCCAAATTCTAACGCAGTGATAGTGAGCACAGAGATCATAACACCAAACTACTACCAAGGAAATGAAAGAGCCATGCTTCTTCCAAATTGTCTCTTCCGTATGGGTGGAGCCGCAATCTTGTTATCCAACCGAAGGTCGGAGAGTCGGCGAGCCAAGTACCGCCTGGTTCATGTTGTTCGCACCCACAAAGGCGCAGATGACAAGGCTTATCGGTGTGTGTTTGAGGAAGAAGACAAAGAGGGCAAAGTAGGGATTTCATTGTCCAAAGATCTCATGGCAATAGCTGGAGAAGCTTTAAAGTCCAACATCACAACTATTGGACCTCTTGTCCTTCCCGCATCCGAGCAACTCCTGTTTCTTTCAACTCTCATCGGCCGAAAAATTTTCAACCCCAAGTGGAAACCTTATATTCCTGATTTCAAGCAGGCTTTTGAACATTTCTGTATCCATGCAGGTGGAAGAGCAGTCATAGACGAATTGCAAAAGAATTTGCAGCTATCGGCTGAGCACGTGGAGGCCTCCAGGATGACACTACATCGATTCGGAAACACATCATCTTCGTGTCTCTGGTATGAAATGAGCTATATTGAATCAAAGGGGAGGATGAAGAAGGGAGATAGAATTTGGCAGATTGGTTTTGGTAGTGGGTTTAAGTGCAATAGTGCGGTTTGGAAGTGTAACAAAACCGTCAAGACACCAGTTGACGGGCCTTGGGCGGATTGCATTGATCGATACCCGGTACATATTCCTGAAATTGTCAAGCTCTAA